The sequence below is a genomic window from Sulfuracidifex metallicus DSM 6482 = JCM 9184.
ATGAAATAGACCTAGACCTAATTTATGAAGACCTGCAAAGTAGACTTGGAGAAGAGCATCCTATCATACTCTTTCTCAGGCATCTGATGGAAGAGTCATAAATTAGAACTATTTTTAATCTGCTTCTTTCTTTTAGTCTTGGGGAAAATCATAATGAACCCTAATGAAAGATTATCCTTGATTACAAGAAACCTAGAGGAGGTCGTCACTTTAGACGAATTAAAAGCTAAACTAGAAACAGGAAATCAACTAAAGGGATATATAGGATTTGAACCAAGCGGATTGTTCCATATCGGATGGCTAATATGGGCTCAGAAAATGAAAGATCTAATAGATGCTGGAATAAAAATGAACTTGCTGGAGGCTACTTGGCATGCATGGATAAACGATAAGCTTGGTGGAGACCTTCAGCTAATAAAGGACGCTGGAAAGTACGCCGTCGACGTACTTGAGACCTTTGGCGTTGATATGTCTAAGGTTGATGTTGTGGATGCAGAAACCTTAGTGAACGATAAGGATTATTGGAAACTAGTTATAAAGATTTCCAAAAATACTAGCCTAGCCAGGATGAAGAGAGCAATGACCATAATGGGGAGAAAGTCTGAGGAGGCTGAAATAGATACTTCCAAGCTAATTTATCCTGCCATGCAAGTTGCAGATATCTATTACATGGATTTGGACATTGCGTTAGGAGGTACAGACCAAAGGAAGGCTCACATGTTAGCTAGAGACTTATCAGAGAAAATGGGAACTAAGAAAGTGATATCCTTACATACTCCTCTATTAGTAGGCCTTCAAGGCGGTGAAAGGATGACCGTAAGTGGTGACGAAGAAGATTACATGTCTTCCATAAAGATGAGCAAATCTAAACCTGAGAACGCTATTTTCATTAATGATAGCCCTGATGCAGTTGAATCTAAAATTATGGCTGCCTACTGTCCCAGAGGGGTTGTAGAAAACAATCCTATTCTTCAAATTAACAAATTTATAATTTTCCCTAGATTTAATTCATTAAAAATAGAGAGAGAACAAAAATACGGAGGTGACATAGAGTTAACTAAATATGAAGAATTACAAATGTTATTTGTAGAAGGCAAACTGCATCCAATGGATTTAAAGAAGGCTACAGCAAGAAAATTAAATGAAATAATAGAGCCTATGAGACAAAGGCTCAATAGTAGAACCGATCTACAAGATATAGTAAACAGAATTACCAAAAATATAACCAGGTGATAAAAATTGAAATATAATATAAAGCTTAAGTTTCAAGTTGATGGAATAGTCGAAAAAACTGACGTAATAGGTGCAATATTTGGCCAGACTGAAAACTTATTTGGGGATGAATTTGACCTTAGAGAACTTCAAGATAAAGGAAGACTTGGTAGAATAACGGTCGAGATATATCCAAAAGGTAATAAAGCGGATGGAGAAGTAATAATACCTTCTAATCTAGATAGAATAGAAACCGCACTAATAGCCTCAATGGTAGAAAGCGTAGAGAAAGTTGGTCCTTACAATTCCAAGTTTGAATTAGTAGAAGTAGAAGACATTAGAGCCGAGAAGCTGAAGAAGATAATTGATCGTGCTAAAGATATACTAACAGTATGGAACAGAGAGAAGAACTTAGATATAAAGGAAGTACTAAACGAGATAAGCTCCGCTGTAAAGGTAGGGGAAATTACCGAATTTGGCCCAGATAGGTTACCAGCTGGACCTGACGCCGATAAAGATCCCAACCTAATAATAGTTGAGGGAAGGGCTGACATAATAAACTTGTTAAGGTATGGATATAGAAACACAGTTGCTGTAGGTGGAGCTAACTCTCAAATACCAGACTCTTTAGTAACATTAAGTAAGAATAAGAGAGTGGTAATAGCTTTTTTAGACGGAGACCATGGAGGAGACTTGATTCTAAAGGAGCTAATTAGTCACAATGTAAAGGTTGATTATGTAGCCAGAGCTCCTGTAGGAAGAGAAGTAGAGGAACTCACCGGAAAAGAGATAGCCAAGGCATTGTCGAATATGGTTCCATTGCAACAATACCTAAAGAGACAGGAAAGCAGTAGTGCTACTCCTGTGTTACAAATAAGCGAGCCAGCTCAGGTTGCAGTTCAGACTGTAGTGCAACAAACAGTAGAAAAGAAGCCAGAACAGATTTCACTATCTATACCGCCTCAAATACTTGAGGAAATCAAGAAACTTCCAGGGACGCTGGAGGGCGTAATGTACAATGAAGCTTGGGAACCAATAGAGAAAGTCCAAGTTAGAGATATTATTCCAAAATTAGAGAGCTCCGAAGACGGTAAAGTATCATACATAATTTTTGATGGAGTAATAACCCAAAGACTTCTTGATTTGGCTAGCGACAAAAATGTGAAGCTTCTAGCTGGGGCTAGAATAGGTGGTGTGAACAAAAGACCAAAGAACGTAACTTTACTCACATTCTCCGATATAATCACCTCCTAAAGTAATTAGATATATCGAATCCTCCTTCTTTAAGATCTTTTTCTTTTATTCCTAAAGGCTTTAGAACGTGCATAACTATTGGTATTATCTGCTTATCTACATAAAACTCCTTATCTATCCTTTTCTTGTCTTTAATTGAAAAAAATGGTTCCACCTTATCAGACAACCTTACTCCTCCTTCGCATATTACGTACCCTACCTTATCTCCCTTGTTTACAACGAATCCTTGCTTATACGCCTTCATAGCTGCTACAACGAAAAGTGGATAGGGCTGCTTGTACATGGAAAATTCTTTATCAAGTTCCCTCCATATTATCATTTCCTTTATGTCAAAGTCTCCCCTTCTAATTCTCATCACTTCCTGCCTAACGTCCTTCAGAGCCGAGTCTACGCTTTCCCTCAGTAACTTTCCCGTAACTCTCACGTAGATTCTTTTTGCCACTTCAGACCAATCTCCATAAGGAAAGGCTAAAGAGATAGGATCAGCAACTCCACGCTTATCTATCCCTATGAAGAAATCATCACCAATAACGACCCTATTGTATTTTACATTTATAGCATATGGAAATTCGTCTATACCCTTCACAAGTATCGTATTACCTCTAGCAAAGAGAACTGATGCACCCTTTCTTTTTAAGTCCTCTATGTAGTTCTTCATCGTATACATAATCAATTTGTCCAAATTTTTCCCGCATTGTGGACAAAGCCACCTTGAACCAGACCAAGAGAAATACCCTGTTATAGTATTAGCTAAGGTAGCTGTTAAATCCTTTGATATTCTGTCTCCAAATCTTTCTTTTAGCTCCCTCTCAACCTCACTATAAATGGATGGTATTACAGACGGGAGAAATCCTTTACCGTCAAAACTGCCATCAATGGTTTCAGGACTTATGTTATAAGATTCTAAGATAGATGGTGGCAAAGAGTTAAAGAAGAGACCCAAAACGTCGTCATGAAGACCAATTATAGGGTCTGTTAAATTGGTCTTAGGGTCTATCCTCACATCTGCGTCCTTCTTATTCGGCACTAAGATATTTCTCTCTACGCTCTTCCTTACTAAAATCCATTCTAAAGCTGAATACATGCTTGCGGAAAACAATTGATCCATAGGCATACCGAACTTTCTAGACATAAGTATACCCAGCTCCATAATCTTGTTCAATAGATTCCACTGTAAGGGGCACTCTGCAGACTGATTTCTCTTTACATCAAAATAAGAGTAAATATCAATATTATCACTATGTTGTTCATAATCTATGCCTAGGATATTACGAACAAATTTACCTATATTAACATTAAGTCTACCAGGTGAGGAGTAATGCCCATAAGTACCAGTTGATATATCTGCTCCTTCTTTCCTAGATACATCAAGCTTTATGTTCCTAAACGAAGCACGCTGTATTATATAATTCCATTGATACGATCCTAGAGTTCCAATTATATCTGGGTCTTCTTCTCGAACGACGGAAACGAAGTCCTTTATTATCTTCGAATCGTCTATGCCGTCGCTTTCGAGAATCTTATAAGAATCATTTGAAATAATACAAATGGATAATAACGGGTCCCTCCTGGGATTAATAGAACCGTACTTATTATTAACATTAATATCAAAGGAAAGAAGCCGTAGCGATGGGACCTCCTCTTTATCTATAGGTCTCAGAGATTTGACTCTATAAACTTCGTCCACAATAAACCCATCATTGGGAATCCGTTCTACGTCAGCTTCTATCCATGTAAAAGGTGGAACTCTGGAATCGATTGAAAACCTCATGGAAAAACGAATATCAGCTTCAAATATTCCCTTTACGTCCCCCATCTTAGATATTACGTCCCTAAAGTACCTTATTGAAGTAGGAAGAGAACAAGCTACCTTAAGAACGTCCAATTCCTTTCCTAAATAGATCTTTTTATCATTAGAAACATCTTTTATCTCGTAATTTTTACCAGATAATTCCAATATTTTTTCTTTTAAATTAGAATCAGATCTAGGTAACACATAAAAGTATGGGTAAAAATCATCCTTTATCAGAAGACTTCTTTTACCTTCCTTTGATATCGTCCACATGTAAGCCTTGGGAGATGGATCATTCTCGTAAGAGAAATCTATTACAAAAAACTCTTTAATCATAGGAAGGCTTAGCTATCTCAAGAAAATAAAACCTATTATAATTCAGAGCAGATGTTCTTATTTTATATTTTAATGTAGACTAATCAGTATAACACGCAACTGTGAGAGACTTTAACATTATAAAGGCGTGCCTATTTCTCCCGTAATAGTTTTTCCTGGTATACGATATTAAATAGCCCAAATGTGAATAAAAAAGGAGAGCGTTAGCGTTTTTGGTTTCAACTTCCAAGTAAGAGTAAGTAGCTC
It includes:
- a CDS encoding tyrosine--tRNA ligase, which encodes MNPNERLSLITRNLEEVVTLDELKAKLETGNQLKGYIGFEPSGLFHIGWLIWAQKMKDLIDAGIKMNLLEATWHAWINDKLGGDLQLIKDAGKYAVDVLETFGVDMSKVDVVDAETLVNDKDYWKLVIKISKNTSLARMKRAMTIMGRKSEEAEIDTSKLIYPAMQVADIYYMDLDIALGGTDQRKAHMLARDLSEKMGTKKVISLHTPLLVGLQGGERMTVSGDEEDYMSSIKMSKSKPENAIFINDSPDAVESKIMAAYCPRGVVENNPILQINKFIIFPRFNSLKIEREQKYGGDIELTKYEELQMLFVEGKLHPMDLKKATARKLNEIIEPMRQRLNSRTDLQDIVNRITKNITR
- a CDS encoding 3'-5' exonuclease — translated: MIKEFFVIDFSYENDPSPKAYMWTISKEGKRSLLIKDDFYPYFYVLPRSDSNLKEKILELSGKNYEIKDVSNDKKIYLGKELDVLKVACSLPTSIRYFRDVISKMGDVKGIFEADIRFSMRFSIDSRVPPFTWIEADVERIPNDGFIVDEVYRVKSLRPIDKEEVPSLRLLSFDINVNNKYGSINPRRDPLLSICIISNDSYKILESDGIDDSKIIKDFVSVVREEDPDIIGTLGSYQWNYIIQRASFRNIKLDVSRKEGADISTGTYGHYSSPGRLNVNIGKFVRNILGIDYEQHSDNIDIYSYFDVKRNQSAECPLQWNLLNKIMELGILMSRKFGMPMDQLFSASMYSALEWILVRKSVERNILVPNKKDADVRIDPKTNLTDPIIGLHDDVLGLFFNSLPPSILESYNISPETIDGSFDGKGFLPSVIPSIYSEVERELKERFGDRISKDLTATLANTITGYFSWSGSRWLCPQCGKNLDKLIMYTMKNYIEDLKRKGASVLFARGNTILVKGIDEFPYAINVKYNRVVIGDDFFIGIDKRGVADPISLAFPYGDWSEVAKRIYVRVTGKLLRESVDSALKDVRQEVMRIRRGDFDIKEMIIWRELDKEFSMYKQPYPLFVVAAMKAYKQGFVVNKGDKVGYVICEGGVRLSDKVEPFFSIKDKKRIDKEFYVDKQIIPIVMHVLKPLGIKEKDLKEGGFDISNYFRR
- the dnaG gene encoding DNA primase DnaG; translation: MKYNIKLKFQVDGIVEKTDVIGAIFGQTENLFGDEFDLRELQDKGRLGRITVEIYPKGNKADGEVIIPSNLDRIETALIASMVESVEKVGPYNSKFELVEVEDIRAEKLKKIIDRAKDILTVWNREKNLDIKEVLNEISSAVKVGEITEFGPDRLPAGPDADKDPNLIIVEGRADIINLLRYGYRNTVAVGGANSQIPDSLVTLSKNKRVVIAFLDGDHGGDLILKELISHNVKVDYVARAPVGREVEELTGKEIAKALSNMVPLQQYLKRQESSSATPVLQISEPAQVAVQTVVQQTVEKKPEQISLSIPPQILEEIKKLPGTLEGVMYNEAWEPIEKVQVRDIIPKLESSEDGKVSYIIFDGVITQRLLDLASDKNVKLLAGARIGGVNKRPKNVTLLTFSDIITS